Proteins from a single region of Callithrix jacchus isolate 240 chromosome 12, calJac240_pri, whole genome shotgun sequence:
- the INPP5F gene encoding phosphatidylinositide phosphatase SAC2 isoform X4, with amino-acid sequence MCRDVIFVAWLQQQFSECTLIDATHRDVDVLLLLSNSAYYVAYYDDEVDKVNQYQRLSLEDLEKIEIGPEPTLFGKPKFSCMRLHYRYKEASGYFHTLRAVVRNPEEDGKDTLQCIAEMLQITKQATGSDVPITEKKLERKSSKPHEDIIGIRSQNQGSLAQGKNFLMSKFSSLNQKVKQTKSNVNIGNLRKLGNFTKPEMKVNFLKPNLKVNLWKSDSSLETMENTGVMDKVQGESDGDVSSDDSYHSEEFLTNSKSDEDRQLANSLESVGPIDYVLPSCGIIASAPRLGSRSQSVSSTDSSTHAPSEVTVAHGSGLGKGQELSLKKSPSAGNIHILTGFAKPVDIYCHRFVHDAQNKVTHLSEIRSVSPQASQEINQMTNQVSNEETQSESTEQTPSRPSQLDVCLSATGPQFLSVEPALSVASQKTPSSASGMLELETGLRVTPSPSDSSSSRAVSPFAKIRSSMVQVASITQAGLTHGINFAVAKVQKSPAESEVMNEVQQNELKNMFTQCQTRIIQI; translated from the exons TGCTGTTACTGCTTTCTAACTCTGCCTACTACGTGGCCTA TTATGATGATGAAGTTGATAAAGTAAACCAGTATCAACGACTAAGTCTAGAAGACCTGGAAAAAATCGAAATAG GTCCTGAGCCAACTCTTTTTGGTAAGCCCAAGTTTTCCTGCATGCGACTGCACTACAGATACAAAGAAGCAAGTGGCTATTTCCACACACTGAGAGCTGTAGTGCGCAATCCTGAGGAGGACGGCAAAg ATACCCTTCAGTGCATTGCAGAGATGCTGCAGATCACCAAGCAAGCCACGGGGTCAGATGTCCCCATAACTGAGAAGAAGCTTGAGAG GAAGAGCAGTAAACCACATGAAGACATCATTGGCATCAGGTCTCAAAACCAAGGTTCTTTGGCCCagggaaagaattttttaatgagCAAATTTTCATCTCTAAATCAAAAAGTGAAGCAGACCAAATCCAATGTAAATATTGGCAACCTCCGAAAGCTAGGAAACTTTACCAAACCTGAAATGAAAGTTAACTTTCTAAAACCAAACTTAAAAGTAAATCTTTGGAAATCAGATAGTAGTCTTGAAACTATGGAAAACACAGGCGTGATGGATAAGGTTCAGGGAGAGTCTGACGGGGACGTGTCTTCAGATGACTCATACCACTCTGAAGAATTCCTTACAAATTCTAAGTCTGATGAAGACAGGCAGCTCGCTAATTCATTAGAGAGCGTAGGGCCAATAGATTATGTTCTTCCTAGTTGTGGTATTATTGCTTCAGCACCTCGATTAGGCAGTAGGTCTCAGTCTGTTAGCAGCACTGATAGTAGCACTCATGCTCCTTCAGAGGTTACTGTTGCTCATGGAAGTGGGCTTGGAAAAGGCCAGGAGTTGTCTTTGAAGAAAAGTCCCTCTGCTGGCAACATACACATATTGACTGGCTTTGCCAAGCCTGTGGATATTTACTGCCACAGATTTGTGCATGATGCACAAAACAAAGTGACCCACCTATCAGAGATCAGATCTGTCTCTCCGCAGGCTAGTCAGGAAATAAATCAAATGACCAATCAAGTTTCCAACGAAGAAACCCAGTCAGAATCAACAGAACAGACCCCTTCTCGGCCGTCTCAATTAGACGTGTGTCTTTCTGCAACAGGCCCACAGTTTTTGTCAGTTGAGCCGGCACTTTCAGTAGCATCTCAAAAGACCCCCAGCTCCGCTTCCGGCATGCTTGAACTGGAGACAGGGCTTCGTGTAACTCCTTCTCCTTCAGACAGCAGTAGCAGCAGAGCAGTCTCTCCCTTTGCCAAGATTCGAAGTTCCATGGTCCAGGTTGCTAGTATTACCCAGGCGGGATTAACCCACGGGATAAACTTCGCTGTGGCAAAAGTTCAGAAGAGTCCAGCAGAATCTGAAGTGATGAATGAAGTCCAGcaaaatgaacttaaaaatatgtttacacAATGTCAGACACGGATCATTCAGATTTAG